CTTCAAGGGCTCGATCCACTTCTTCACGCTGAACGCTGGTAAACTGCCCCAGCACGTAGTCGGATTGCCGGCCTCTTGAAAAGTCGTCGCCTATTCCAATTCTCAGGCGCGGAAACTCCCTTGATTGCATCCGGTCGATTATGTTCTGTATTCCGTTATGTCCGCCAGCACTGCCAGACGGCCTCAGCCGTATTTTCCCAGGCGGCAGGTTGATATCATCGTAACAAACCAGGCAATCTTCAAGACGGCTGCCGGTTAGAGCCAGCGCACTTGAAACAGCACGGCCACTAAGGTTCATTAGCGTAGTTGGTTTGATGATATGAACCGGTTTCCCTTTAAAAGAGCCTTCCGCAATCAAAAAAGGCCCGCCATCCGTTCTGAATGAAACGGATAATTCGCGGGCCAGTTTGTCTGCCAGCTCAAAACCGATGTTATGGCGGGTTCCTTCAAATCTGGAACCGATATTACCCAAACCAACGATCAGAGACATAAGCTATTTATTTAAAAAGCCGGAGGGACTGATGTTATTTTTCAGCCTCTTCAGCTTCATCACCTTCTTCAGACTCACCCTCTTCGCCTTCAAGCTCTTCACCCTCTTCGAGTTCAGCATCTTCCTCAGCTTCATCTTCAATACCGGCTTCGGCGATAGATGATGTAAAGAGAGCTTCTGATTTCGGTGGTGCAATCGTTACGATGGTTCTGCTGTCGTCATCCAGCGCTTCTGCGCCTTCCAGTTCAATATCACTTACATGAATTGAATCTCCGATTTCCAGATTTGTAATGTCCACCTCAAATTGCGCAGGGATTTTATCTGGCAGTACCCGGATACGAACAATACGCATCGGCTGGAACACACGTCCACCACCGTCACGAACACCAATTGCCGTACCTTTAATGCGAACAGGAACATTCAGTGTAACCGGAACATCTGAATCGAGAACGTAAAAATCGGCATGAAGAGCACGATCTGAAACTGGATCAAAATCCACATCCTTCAGCATGGTGCGGTATTCTTCACCATCCACTTTAAGTGTTTGAAGTTTCGTCTGGCTTACGGCGAGAATTTTTTCAAGATCACTTTCAAGAATTGAAAAATGAAGATTCTCTTTTATTTTCGGACCGTAGAGTACGGCAGGAATTCGAAGTTCATCACGCAGCCTGTCTGACTCCTTTCTGCCTGATTCTCTTTTAGTTCCCTCTAATGGGTATATTTCTGGTTGCGTCATGGTTCTATCAATTATTGATTAATCATCAAAAAGTGCACTGATCGTATCGTTGGTATGGATACGCTGTATCGCTTCAGCAAAGATGTTGGCGACACTTAAAACTTTAATTTTCTCCGATGGTTTCCTTAACGGAATGGTATCGGTAACCAGTAATTCATCAATGGGTGAATCCTCAATTCTCTGATACGCCGGCCCGGAAAGTATCGGATGGGTGGATGCCGCCCGGATACTTAAAGCGCCGCGTTTCTTCAAAGCAACGGATGCATTTGTAAGTGTTCCGGCGGTATCGATCAGATCGTCTACCATCAGAACATTTTTCCCTTCAACTTCACCGATGATGTTCATCACCTCGGCAACGTTCTGTTTGGGCCTGCGCTTATCAATAAACGCGAGGCTGGCTCCCAATCGTTTTGAGTAGGAACGCGCCATTTTTATACTTCCCACATCCGGAGCTACTACTACAAGATTTCCAATCTGGTTTTTCCGGTAATGGTCAACAAACACACGGCTTGCATACAGATGATCCAGGGGTATATCAAAAAATCCCTGGATTTGTGATGCGTGCAGATCCATCGTTAACACGCGGTCTGCACCCGCTTCGGTCAATAAATTCGCAATCAGCTTTGAGGTAATCGAAACACGAGGCTGATCTTTCCTGTCTTGCCGGGCGTATCCGAAATAGGGAATAACCGCGGTTACACGCTTCACCGACGCACGCTTTGCCGCATCCAGCAGCATAAGCAACTCCATTATATTATCACCCGGAGGAGGCGTCGACTGAATCAAAAAAACATCTTCACCCCGAATACTCTGTTCATATTTTGCATACAACTCACCGTCTGAAAAAGACTTAATTGTAATATCTCCAAGCTTTGTACCGTAACTTTCAGCGATGGCTCTCGAGAGTGCAAGATTACTTCTCCCGGAAAATATGGCTAAGGGCGTATCCAATGATACAGGGTTCAAAGGTGAATAAAAGAAAAAGGATGACCGATCCGGCATCCTTTTTGAAATGTTGCCCGGGGAGGATTCGAACCCCCACTGACTGGACCAAAACCAGCTGTCCTGCCATTAGACGACCGGGCATCTTTGCTAAAGTTAACAGACACCAAAGATAGAAAGGGATTTATTTTCAGTCAAGAACAAATTGCTTTTTTAAACACTTCGCATTGATGGCACTTACCGGCCCTGCAATACCGCTTTAATTGATGTGCAAGGCCCGGTTTTTTTGTTTTTTGGTTTATCTCGAAACCAGAACTGCTGAACGGTTTTTGTACTTCCGGTGGCACCCCGCCGCAAATCGATCTCCACTCTGAGTATGCCGCAGATTTTATCCGGGCCGAATGCAGCAAATCTCCTAAAAGATATTCTGCCGGCAGAAATATGGTTTGCCGAAGAATTTTCTCCATCTGACCACCCGGCTTATGTTCTGCAGGAAGCATCTCCATAATTTTATTCCAGCTGCTTAACTCCGGATCTAAATATTGTTTAAATGGCAACTGATTCACCGTATAAAAAAGAGCCGCAGCCTGCCCTGCTCTTTTTGCAGGCCTGCTTGCGGGCCTCATCCCAGTGCTTTCCCAACCAATTTTCTCAAGATCTTCATCACCGCCTGAAAATGCGATGTATTGTGCTTTCTCAACAAATCGCTGAATAGAATCCTGTTCTGTTATATCTCCTGCATTTGTTGCCAGCTCACGATGGAAGTGAAGCATGGCCTTTCGGTTTCGCGGTATGCCCAGAGTTTCAAACAAGCCGGCTGTAAAAAGATAGCGCCAGGCATCAGGGATCGGGAGTTGTGCCGGATAGTGCTTCAAAAGCTCCGCAATTTTGTATTCAAAATAGCTCTTATGTGCTTTCTCTACTTGCTTTTCAAAAGCACTCTGATTTATGAATTGAATATGCCCGGAACAGGGTAACCCGCGGACCTGGCTTTTTTCAAAAAGGTGCTGCAACGTTTTTTGTACGTACGGCTTTAGAACTAAAAGCGGCGGAGATGTTCCGTCCGGTCGTTTTACGGCACCCGATCTTACTTCTTGTTTATCCTCAAAAACAACATGCAGCACTACCCGGTTGTACAAAACAGAATTCTCATGTTTGTGCTCAACCCATCCGCCCGGCCTGATATGAAGTTCAACATCCCCATGGTATTCGAGAGAATCCATTACAATTGAAGCTCCTGAAAAATCTGGCCCTTCACCCGAATTTCTTTTGCCTTGATAAATTATGGTTACGGACTTCCCGCACTGCGTGCGAAGATTTTGTGTAGAAAACTCGAGGTTTTGCCAAATCCACTGCAGCAGAGATTCGTCATACGGATATGAATTGGCTCCGCTACTCACGGTTCATGAGCTGGGATGACAGGTCGAACCCGGTGATATTTTCATCAAATTCCGGAATCACAGGTAAGAATCCTGTTTTGATCCCGCGCTTATTCAATATTCCAACAGACATCATCGGTAACGCTTTACGGGAAATATACGAACCGATATAGCCCGCAATAACACCGGTTGCGAATATCCCGGTTGATTTAATCGGAAACTTTACTCTTTTCTCCATAGTCTTGTGAATTTTAGGTGATGTGGTTTGTAACGATCAGATCTCTTTTCTGTTTCATATCGAAACTTAAAATGGATAAATTGATCACGAAATTCTACGATAATTTATTTTTTATTTTAATGATTTTACTCGATCAAAATCGTCTGCAGCGTATACTCAAACGAATGGCCTATCAGCTTGTTGAAACATCTGCCGGCCGGAATATCGACCTGGTTGGTCTTAATGAACGCGGTTACTCCGTTGCTTCAGTGCTGGAAGAGCATATGACCAAAGAGATTAATATCGATGTATCTCTTCACCAGCTTTTCGTAGACGGTACAGCTGAAACATCAGGTTTCACCAGGAAAAATAAAGTTCTTATCGCAGCAGATGATGTCATCTACAGCGGAAAGACGATGTTCAAAGCCCTCAATCACATCGAGGAACTTTACGATTACGAAGACGTTTATGTTGCTGCTGTCATCGACAGAGGGCACCGAAAACTGCCGGTTGAAGCCGGTATTGTAGGAGTTGAAGTGCCTACAAAAATAAATGAACACGTGGATTTCCAACTCAAAAATAATAAACCGCATCAGGTTTTAATTACCAAAATCAACCCCGAATAAACATGTTAAAAAAGTTTACCCTTCTCGCTGCATTCATTTTATTAACAACATTACAGGTAAAAGCCCAGGAATCAATTGTCGTAAGTGACACACTCGTTGGATGGGATCAAGGCTGGGTTACAGGCCTGAATGGAGCACAGGCAGCTTACTCTAACTGGTCACAAGGTGGTGTAAATAATATTTCCTTTAGCGGAAATTCAACCTACCGGGCCTACTACCGTGAAAAACGGTTTTCATACGGATTTTTAATTAACACCCGCTACGGTCTTACACGGTTTGATGGCGAAGGAACGCGAAAAACAGATGACCGTTTCTCTATCAGAAACCGGTTTTTATACGATATAGGTGCAGAAGAAAGTGATTTTTCACTCTATGCAAATTTAAACTTCAGAACTCAATTCGACCAGGGATTCGACTACGGCGCCGGGCCTGACGGTGGTGATCGGCTGATTTCAAATTTTTTAGCTCCCGCCTATATTTCTCAAAATGCTGGTTTATCATACAGCCCCGGCGATCATTTCACATTTGAAACAGGGATTGGTTTACGGCAGACGATTGTGCGGGAAACCGAACTTGCACCGCTATACGGCCTCGATGAGGGAGACTCCTTCAGAAATGAAGCCGGTTTTAACCTGGGCGCGAGTTACGAACAAAGCATAGCCACTAACATGGTGATGAGCTCATCTATTGAGACATTCACAAACATTAACCGGGCTCTGAGCAGTACCAATGTCTTTTTCTCAACCGAAGTTTTGGGCCGGATTAATAATTTGATGAATGCTTCTGTACGCCTCGATTTGGTATATGACGATAATTTCTCAAACCAGTTACAGGTTCGTCAGTCTCTATCGCTGGGAATATCATTCATTTTGATTTAACCCAGAATAGTGAATCGATACGAAGCATACCTGCCCATTTTACAATCTGCACTGCGTAAGCTCGATGACTGGCGAACACAATTTGGTGAAGAGCAGCTGGTTGGATTTACGGAAACTCCTCAGATCATTGAAATCGTAGAAGAACTAAAGGAGCGACTGAAAGGAAACTATCCCTTTCATCATCCGCAATATGTCGGACAGATGCTGAAACCGCCACATCCCCTGGCGTGGATTTCTTACGCAATGGCGATGACCGTAAACCCGAACAACCACGCTCTGGATGGCGGTCCTCCAACATCACAAATGGAGAAAGAAGCCGTAGAGAAGCTCGCACGGATGGTGGGGTACCAGGGGGATTATCTCGGGCATTTAACATCTGGCGGCACCATTGCAAACCTGGAGGCACTTTTTGTAGCCCGTGAGATCCATCCGGAAAAAATGATCGCCGCTTCAGCAAATGCACACTACACCCACCGGCGCATGTGCCGGGTGCTCAATACGCCTTTTTTTGAAATACCGGCGAATCCTGACGGAACTATAAAGTGGGATGCGCTTGATAACAATCTCGATGAAATCGGCACTGTTGTGATTACGATGGGAACGACAGGCCTGGGAACGGTTGAACCGCTGGCTGAACTCCTTCCAAAACTTAAAAACGCAGGGATCAGAGTTCATGTGGATGCCGCCTACGGTGGGTTTTTCAAAATTATTGAAGATTCCCTCTCAACCTCAGAACACTGGAGTGTCCTTTCTGAAGCAGACAGTATCGTTATCGATCCGCACAAACATGGGCTTCAGCCCTACGGCTGCGGCAGCATTCTTTTTAAAGACCCCGGAGTGGGGCAATTTTTCAAACACGATTCACCCTACACTTACTTTACTTCTGATGATCTTCACCTTGGGGAGATCAGTCTTGAATGTTCACGCGCAGGGGCGTCGGCTGCCGCATTTTGGGCTACCCTTAAGCTTTTCCCCCTCACGGAGGACGGACTGGGAGTCTACCTGAAATCTACCGTTCGGGCCGCAAAAGGTTTTTATCAGCTACTCAAAAGATCCGACCAATTTGAATGTTACAGGGAACCAGATCTCGATATTCTGGCCTATTTTCCAATTCCCAGAGAAATGAAAGTGAGTGCCGTCACTGAAATAAGCAAAAAACTGTTTCAGTCAGGTATAGAAGCAGATCCAAAGAGTGGTTTTCATCTCAGTCTGTATACCGTAAATGCCACAGAGTTTTGTTCTGCTTTCCCGGAATATGAAGCAGATTCAGAAACGGCTTCCATTTTACGAAGTGTTCTCATGAAACCGGAGCATGAACTTTTCATTACAAAACTCACCGCGAGACTTCATACTCTTCTGGATTCAACTCAAGAATAAACTACTTCTGTGTCATTGATGTATCGACGGGTATGTTTGGTGCAAATATTCACCGGATGAATTCGCTTCAACCGGTGAATTGTCTAACCTTTATATTGTCCAGTGCATAAGCTGACAGAGTAACAGGTAGCCCTATCAACTCAAAACTGCCTCGCCAAAACAGCTGTTTCTTTCATTTGAACACGGTTTCCAGTCGAACTGTTATAGGCTTCGATATGAATGATATAGATCCCAATTCGTCCGGTTATCCCGCGATCTGACCGCCCGTCCCAGACTAAAGCCCCCTCAAAACCGGCCGGGTGCGAATCGGCAAGTGACCGAAACAGGCGGCCGTACCGGTCAAAAATTCTAACGCGAAGCATATAGTTTGGATCATCAAACCTATAGTTGATAAAAAGGTGATCTTCATGGCCGTCGCCATCCGGTGAAAAAGGGTTGGGCTGCAGATGAATCATTCGGGAATCCGATACAGGCTCCGGCACCTGGAAAATTGAGTTTTGCCTGCCCGGAGTTCCGCCTGCCGGCACTGTGCTCGATCCCCAGTTCGACGGATCATTCGTCTCCCCATTCGGATTGATTCGCTCCAGCGAAATTCCTTTCGTGTCCACCAGGTTGGGATTGTGCCAATCGGGACTGTAATCCACCCCATCAATGACGGCCCCGAGGCTGTCAGCCAGGTACACTTCCCTGCCGGCCATCGGCAGGCCCAGCGTGGCACGATTAAAATTCAGAATATGACCGGCCAACTCATCAGAAAACCCAAAAAACTCTGCATTTCCATCTGAGGCCACTGTTTCGCCCGTTTCTCCCGCCTGAAGCAGTGCATATCCTCCGGCCGGAATCCAGGCTGATCGGGTACTCTCCGGATGCATCTTGCTAACCTCTCCATTTTCATCAAACCTGTCATGCAGATAGATTCCTTCCAGCGAAATCGAAACGTTTCTTCTGTTCCTAAGTTCAATGTATTCGGTTTGATTTGGCAGCCCGTCGTAATCGTCCTGCAGTGGATCGAACATAATTTCGTTGAACACCACCGCGCCGGACTCTATCGGCCTTGAAACCGGAATGATCAACTGTTCCGCTGCATTCAGCTGATAATCATACAGATTTTCTGCCCGCAGTTCTACCTCTCGATTGCCCGGAATTTCAGAAACATGAAATTGTAATTCAGATCCCGGTGGCAACCCGGTAATCGGGGTAATAGGTGTCCCATCAAGGAAAAATCGTGTACGGGATTCCTGTTTAACAAATTTGTTGAATCGAGCCGAAAGAATTCCATATTTGGAATTATACCCGGCAAAAATGATTTTTGGTGGTTCGATGTCCGGACGATACCGGCTGTTCTGCTCAAGCGGTGTCATTCCATTTTCCGCACGACTTTCCGCCCAGTTAACCGGGTCGATGGAGATCGCATTCGGATCTTTTCTTTCAAGCGACACACCCGCCCGGTTACCGCCCCACCCCGGTGTGTAGGTAAGGCTGTCAATCACAGCACCATCTGCATCTCTCAGCACCACCATATCTCCTGTTGTCCTGAGAGGGACAAATCCGTCCAGGTACAAAATCCGATCATCGAGTCCGGCAAAATGAGGAGAATCTGTAATCACGAGAAAATTGTCCCCACTGATCGTGATTCCATGACCGATCGCTGCCGATCCCCTTCCGGTTTCGAGCTGCCATCCCGAAAGTTCAAACCGATGTTCTGTCCGGTTATAAATTTCCACAAACTGCGGGCTTGCGGAATCAATTCGGCGGTACAAAATCTCATTGATCACAACATCATTTCCTGCAATCTCACCAAAACGGTATGCATCAGTAACAGTTCCGTTCCTTATCCTCCACCCCTCCTCGCTTTCCAGCCGATTCATCTCAATTTCAATTTCGCCAGGCGGCAGATCCATTCCAAATCTGAGAATAACTTGTCCGTCATTTTCCTGATCCACTTCAAGCGGAATGATCTCCCGGTTGATCAGAAAATTTCCGGGATCTGCGGATGCTGTCGTCAGCCTGAGACTAAACTTCAACTCAATTTCACGTTCACCCGTAACCGAAGCAGCTGACAGATAGAGCGGATTTTCAAAACTGAAACCGAGTTCTGTTGACCCTGTAACGTGATCACCGAATTCGCTCCGTACATTTTCCACATTTACGGAGTAAGAACCGTCCTCGATTAGATCTTCAAAACTAATAACCGCTTCTGTACCGCTAACCTCAGCAGAAATAGCAGCCGGTAACCCGGAAAACTGAATGTTTTGCGGAGAAACCGATGACGGATCAAGCGGATAATTGAACAGTATTCGCACCTGATCGGCTCGCACTACCCCGGCCGAAACGGCTTGAAATGGTTCAGAATTTTTGATCTTGATATCGCCGAAATAAAATCCTTCGGTATTTGCGGATGAATACCTCATCAGCAATCCAAAATATTCTGATGACTGATGAACAAGATCTGTGACCGGTTCCGCATCAGCTGCTGGAACTGAATCAAATCCTTCAGAAAGATAGAGCTGCCAGACACCGTCTTCCGACCGCGTAACGTTCACCCGGTACTCACCACCCTCCTGCAGCTCAGTTTCCGATTCAGTTAATACCGTTTGATTTCCATTGTCAAATCGAACCAGTTTCATTCGCCGGGGAGTATCGTTGTCACCCGTTCGTACCGCATAGCCATTCACGCTGCTTCCGTCCAAGTAATTGAGATCGGCCCGGTCGGCCATCAGAAAAATAAACGCGCGATTCAGGTTGGATGGATTGAACTCCTGCCGGATGTAAAATTCCCAGCTTCCGGTTGCAACTGCAGAGGGTGTTGCAATTTGAGTACGGCTGGGGTCGGGATTGGCGCTGAGCTGAAGAAGGGTATTGCCGTTTTCCACCGTAAATGAAAAATCATGAAGATCGCCCGTCCAGGCCGGGTTGCTGCTCAGATCCTGATCTTCGAACGTTTCGTGCATCACCAGAACCTGTGATTCAGCATGCTCAAAACAAAACAGCATACAAATAAGAATATACCAAACGTGTTTCATCTCGCCTGACCTCTCTCATCGGTTTTTAATTCTCTCTTCCTGGGGTAAAAAATAAAAGCCGGAGGATCAACCCCGGCTTTTTGAAGGACATTTGGGAAGTGTTGCTCTGTCACTCCCAAATTTGTCTACGTGTATCGTGTTCTCTGTATGTATGGTCCAAAAAACAGCAAACCCTTACAGATTTTTTTAAATCTTTTTTTCGCTGTTTAATGATCCTGGGAAAGGAAATGACCGCACATGAGCTCCGGTATTTTAAAAAACCTGTACCTTAACAGTGCGTGTTGTGCGTGGCAGGGTGCCCCGGCATTCGTCGGGACCGGAAAAGGCACCGGCAGGGTGCAGGGAAGTTGGCTGCGTCAACTTATGCCCTGACACACTGAATTCTGACACACTGCTTAACTGCATCTCCTGTTTACAGGTATTTTTTTCGCACCAGCAGTTCGGCGTTCAGAATGGCACCGCCGGCTGCTCCGCGCACGGTGTTGTGGGCCATCGCTACGTACGACAGATCCAGCACGTTCGAGGACCGCATTCGCCCGACTGAAGTGCGCATCCCTTTTTCGGCATCTGCATGCATACGGGGCTGGGGATACCGCTCATCATCATGATAAAATATCGGGTACTCCGGAGCCGATGGCAGATCCAGGTCCGCAATGGGGCTTTTCCAGTTTCTGTACAACTCTTTCACCTCTTCAGCGGAACCGGGTTTTTTCTTCAATCCAACCGTTACTGCAAGCATATGGCCGTTAATCACCGGAACACGTGTTGCCGTTGCCTGAACCGGGAAATCGGCATGGGTTAGTTTTCCATCTTCCAGGTTTCCAAGAAGTTTCAGAGGCTCAGCATGGATTTTAGGCTCTTCATCAGAGATCAGCGGGACCACATTTCCCAAAATATCGAGACTTGGCACTCCGGGATAACCCGCGCCGGAAATTGCCTGCATAGATGTGAGAATCACGCTTTCTACTCCATACTCATCAAACAGAGGCTTCAGCGATGTAGTTAGCGGAACCGCCACACAGTTGGGATTGGTGATAATCCATCCGGACCCATCTTCAGTAAATGATTGGGATTTTATCAGATCGATATGATCCGGGTTCACTTCCGGGATCAGCAACGGAACGGTTGGGTCGGTTCTGAAATTTTTGGCGTTGCTGATCACAGGAATTCCCGCCTCAGCAAATGCGCGCTCCACTTTTCCCGCAACAGAAGAATCAAGTCCTGAGAATACAAAATCAACATCGGGAAACTGGCCGGGTTCGCACTCTTTAACAGTCAGGCCCGATACAGATTCCGGCATTGCGGTAGCTTCGATCCAATTTGCGGCTTCGCGGTATGTTTTTCCTGCCGACCGGCTTGATGCTCCCAGGGATGTGATGTTAAACCAGGGGTGACCTTCAAGCAGCCGGATAAATTTTTGCCCCACAGCGCCGGTTGCGCCAAGTATTCCTACACGATAATCAGACATTGTATTCGTTCAGTTTTCGATGTTTAAAATTACAATTCAGAGATCTATTTGAACCGGCAACACTCTCACCGTATATAATTCGCGCGGTTTTTTGGACGGTTCAACTTCTGAATAGCTTTAAAAATAGGAAATCATTCAGACAATCGATTCATCAAAGGAGAGATTTTTGCTATCTTTGCAGGCTAATCGGAAATGTTAAACCAAAATCTGATCACAAACCGCACGATGTCCGAGAAAAATTTAGACAGCCTCGATAAAATTGTATCGCTCTCAAAATCAAAGGGATTCATCTACCAATCTTCCGATATTTACGGAGGTCTTGCTGCGGTTTACGATTACGGTCCGCTTGGTGCGGAATTGAAAAAGAATATCCGCGATCAATGGTGGAATGCCATGACGCGCAAGCACGATAATATCGTGGGGCTGGATGCGGCCATTTTCATGCATCCGAAAACATGGGAAGCGAGCGGCCACGTGGAGGGTTTCAACGACCCGATGATCGACGATAAACAGTCGAAAAAACGGTATCGCGCCGATATGCTGATTGAACAGCATATTCTTAAACTGCGTGAAAAAGGAAAAGAGGAGAAAGCCGACGAGCTTCAGCAGCAGCTCGATACCACCGGTACACGAAAAGGACTTTGTGAAGATCTCTACGATATCATTATGGAGGAGGAGATTCGTGCGCCGGAATCGGGTGCGTTTGACTGGACCGACGTTCGCCAGTTTAACCTGATGTTTAAAACACATTACGGCGCTACTTCTTCCGGCGATGATGATGCCATCTACCTCCGCCCGGAGACTGCGCAGGGAATTTTTGTGAACTATAAAAATGTGATGGATACCGCACGGGCCCAGGTACCCTTCGGTATTGCACAAATCGGAAAGGCATTCCGGAACGAGGTTGTTGCGCGTCAGTTTATTTTTCGGATGAGAGAGTTTGAACAGATGGAAATGCAATATTTTGTGAAGCCGGGTGATGATGAACAGAATTACGGCGACTGGCTTGAAAAGCGCCTGCAGTGGCACAAAGATATGGGAATCCGCGAGGAGAATCTGCGTGTGGCGGATCATCCCGAAGATAAACTGGCGCACTATGCGCGGGCTGCGGCCGACATCCAGTACCACTACCCGATCGGATGGCAGGAAGTGGAAGGAATTCACAACCGCACCGATTTTGACCTGTCGCGCCACCAGGAGTACTC
This portion of the Rhodohalobacter sp. SW132 genome encodes:
- the asd gene encoding aspartate-semialdehyde dehydrogenase, with protein sequence MSDYRVGILGATGAVGQKFIRLLEGHPWFNITSLGASSRSAGKTYREAANWIEATAMPESVSGLTVKECEPGQFPDVDFVFSGLDSSVAGKVERAFAEAGIPVISNAKNFRTDPTVPLLIPEVNPDHIDLIKSQSFTEDGSGWIITNPNCVAVPLTTSLKPLFDEYGVESVILTSMQAISGAGYPGVPSLDILGNVVPLISDEEPKIHAEPLKLLGNLEDGKLTHADFPVQATATRVPVINGHMLAVTVGLKKKPGSAEEVKELYRNWKSPIADLDLPSAPEYPIFYHDDERYPQPRMHADAEKGMRTSVGRMRSSNVLDLSYVAMAHNTVRGAAGGAILNAELLVRKKYL
- a CDS encoding glycine--tRNA ligase, with the protein product MSEKNLDSLDKIVSLSKSKGFIYQSSDIYGGLAAVYDYGPLGAELKKNIRDQWWNAMTRKHDNIVGLDAAIFMHPKTWEASGHVEGFNDPMIDDKQSKKRYRADMLIEQHILKLREKGKEEKADELQQQLDTTGTRKGLCEDLYDIIMEEEIRAPESGAFDWTDVRQFNLMFKTHYGATSSGDDDAIYLRPETAQGIFVNYKNVMDTARAQVPFGIAQIGKAFRNEVVARQFIFRMREFEQMEMQYFVKPGDDEQNYGDWLEKRLQWHKDMGIREENLRVADHPEDKLAHYARAAADIQYHYPIGWQEVEGIHNRTDFDLSRHQEYSGKKMEYFDQKDKERYIPYVIETSVGLDRTFLMVLCDAYREEEVDGDTRVVLKLHPKLAPTKAGIFPLVKKPELQELAHKIEQNLNEHFMVRYDESGSIGKRYRRQDEAGTPFCITVDFDGLEDNTVTIRHRDDMEQERVKVDELETVIRKRMNSWKAK